In Vigna unguiculata cultivar IT97K-499-35 chromosome 3, ASM411807v1, whole genome shotgun sequence, a single genomic region encodes these proteins:
- the LOC114177138 gene encoding glycosyl hydrolase 5 family protein-like, with the protein MMRMPQANQTKNNYKRNKKMERFLLINFLSALIILFSGGGIVEVRPVAATGLPLRTESRWIVGQDGRRVKLACVNWVSHVETVVAEGLSKKPVDDISKGIKSMGFNCVRLTWPILLVTNDSLASLTVRRSFQNLGLLESVAGVQTNNPSIIDLPLIQAFQAVVKSLGDNDVMVILDNHITQPGWCCSNSDGNGFFGDKFFDPNLWLLGLTKMATLFNGVSNVVGMSLRNELRGPKQNVDDWYKYMVKGAETIHAANPDVLVILSGLNFDKDLSFIEKRPVNVTFKEKLVFEAHWYSFTEGEAWVNGNPNQVCGQVAGNFMRTSGFLVNQGWPLFISEFGVDLRGTNVNDNRYLNCFLSVAAEYDLDWALWTLAGSYYFRQGVVGMEEFYGILNWDWSQVRNPSFMNRISSLQLPFRGPGITKGNPYKLIYHPLTGLYVIRKTLLEPLTLGPCHLSEGWKYTPQKILSIKGTYFCIQAENEGMAAKLGIMCSDSNSKWEMISDSKLHLQSKLSHGSDVCLDVDDNNIIVTNACKCLSRDRTCDPSSQWFKLIDSGRRSICTTSSSSSWMQNSSDLLWKQLTSI; encoded by the exons ATGATGCGCATGCCACAGGCAAACCAGactaaaaataactacaaaagaaacaagaaaatggaaagGTTTTTGCTCATTAATTTTCTCTCTGCGTTAATAATATTGTTCTCCGGTGGAGGCATAGTTGAAGTTAGGCCCGTGGCAGCGACGGGTCTTCCACTCCGCACGGAGTCTCGATGGATCGTGGGCCAAGATGGGCGAAGGGTAAAGCTGGCGTGTGTGAATTGGGTTTCCCACGTGGAAACTGTGGTGGCGGAAGGGCTCAGCAAAAAGCCCGTCGATGACATTTCGAAGGGAATAAAGTCCATGGGCTTCAACTGTGTCAGGCTCACTTGGCCCATACTTTTGGTGACAAACGACTCCCTGGCTTCTCTCACCGTTAGACGCTCCTTTCAGAATCTCGGCCTCCTCGAATCCGTCGCCGGCGTCCAAACCAACAACCCGTCCATCATTGACCTTCCGCTCATCCAAGCTTTTCAG GCAGTGGTGAAAAGTCTTGGAGATAACGATGTGATGGTGATATTGGACAACCACATAACGCAACCAGGGTGGTGTTGCAGTAATTCTGACGGGAATGGGTTTTTCGGTGACAAATTTTTTGACCCAAATTTGTGGTTGTTGGGTCTCACCAAGATGGCCACACTTTTCAATGGGGTCAGCAATGTGGTGGgtatgagcttgagaaatgagcTCAGAGGACCTAAACAGAATGTGGACGATTGGTACAA GTACATGGTGAAAGGAGCAGAAACAATCCATGCTGCAAATCCAGATGTTCTTGTGATTCTATCTGGTTTAAATTTTGACAAGGATTTGTCATTCATTGAAAAACGACCAGTGAACGTGACGTTTAAGGAAAAGTTAGTGTTTGAGGCTCATTGGTATAGCTTTACTGAAGGTGAAGCTTGGGTGAATGGGAACCCAAACCAAGTGTGTGGACAAGTGGCtggaaatttcatgagaacctcTGGGTTCTTGGTGAACCAAGGATGGCCACTGTTTATCAGTGAGTTTGGTGTAGACTTGAGAGGCACCAACGTGAACGATAATCGCTACCTTAACTGCTTCTTGAGTGTGGCAGCTGAGTATGACTTGGACTGGGCATTGTGGACACTCGCTGGAAGCTACTACTTTAGACAAGGAGTTGTGGGAATGGAAGAGTTTTATGGGATTCTTAATTGGGATTGGTCCCAAGTTAGGAATCCCAGTTTCATGAATAGAATCTCTTCCCTCCAACTTCCATTTCGAG GTCCTGGCATAACAAAAGGCAATCCATACAAACTGATATACCATCCCTTAACGGGGTTGTATGTGATAAGAAAGACATTACTAGAGCCATTAACATTAGGACCTTGCCATTTATCCGAAGGTTGGAAATACACTCCCCAAAAAATTCTGTCCATAAAGGGTACTTACTTCTGCATTCAAGCGGAGAATGAAGGGATGGCTGCGAAACTTGGGATAATGTGCTCAGATTCTAACTCAAAATGGGAAATGATCTCAGATTCCAAGTTGCACCTTCAATCTAAACTCAGTCATGGTTCTGATGTGTGCCTAGATGTAGATGACAACAACATCATTGTGACGAATGCATGTAAATGTTTGAGCAGAGATCGCACATGCGACCCTAGTAGCCAGTGGTTCAAACTTATTGACAGTGGAAGAAGGTCAATCTGCAcaacttcatcatcatcatcatggatGCAAAATTCATCGGACCTTTTATGGAAACAATTGACCTCAATATAA
- the LOC114175009 gene encoding glycosyl hydrolase 5 family protein-like → METGSRWWGWVVVFTVFFAPIIIITTVFLQGATVKDVDITEEAVTGFLQTDSRWIVGRDGRRVKLACVNWVSHLEVVVAEGLSKRPVDSISKEIKSMGFNCVRLTWPTLLATNDSLASLSVRSSFQKLGLLESVAGVQTNNPSIIDLSLIQAFQTVVKSLGDNGVMVILDNHLTRPGWCCGNSDGNGFFNDNFFNPDQWILGLTKMATLFKGVTTVVGMSLRNELRGSKQNANDWYKYMVRGAEAVHAANSDVLVILSGLNFDTDLSFIRDRPVSLTFKGKLVFEMHRYGFTDGQAWVDGNPNEVCGKVTDTIKKTCAYLLDQGLPLFVSEFGGDLRGTNVNDNRYLTCILALLAELDLDWAYWSLVGSYYFREGVVGMEEFYGVLSWDWSQVRSISFLNRITALQLPFRGPGITEGDSQKLMFHPLTGLCIISTSQQKTLTLGPCASSDDWEYTSQKTLLVNNTNLCIHAEAQRKPATLSRACSDSNSIWEVISDSNMHFSSKLSDGSNVCLDVDDNNIIVTNTCKCLSKDNKCEPGSQWFKLIDSGRRSISTTSVMSNILDSSNLLWEPLSVM, encoded by the exons ATGGAAACTGGTAGTAGGTGGTGGGGGTGGGTGGTGGTTTTCACCGTTTTCTTTGCGCCGATAATAATAATCACAACAGTGTTTCTCCAAGGAGCTACAGTGAAAGACGTTGATATCACAGAAGAGGCGGTGACGGGCTTTCTTCAAACGGATTCGCGATGGATCGTGGGCCGAGATGGGCGAAGGGTGAAGCTGGCGTGTGTGAATTGGGTTTCGCACTTGGAAGTTGTGGTGGCGGAAGGGCTGAGCAAAAGGCCCGTGGATTCAATTTCGAAGGAAATAAAGTCCATGGGCTTTAACTGCGTGAGGCTCACTTGGCCCACTCTTTTGGCGACCAACGACTCTCTGGCTTCTCTCTCCGTTAGAAGCTCCTTTCAGAAGCTGGGCCTCCTTGAATCCGTCGCCGGAGTTCAGACCAACAACCCCTCCATCATCGATCTTTCCCTCATCCAAGCTTTTCAG ACAGTGGTGAAGAGTCTTGGAGACAATGGTGTGATGGTGATTTTGGACAACCACCTGACCCGGCCAGGATGGTGTTGCGGTAACTCAGACGGCAATGGCTTCTTCAATGACAATTTCTTCAACCCAGATCAGTGGATATTGGGCCTCACCAAAATGGCCACTCTTTTCAAGGGAGTTACTACAGTGGTGGGTATGAGCTTGAGGAATGAACTGCGAGGATCTAAACAGAACGCTAATGATTGGTACAA GTATATGGTAAGAGGAGCAGAAGCAGTTCATGCAGCAAATTCAGATGTTCTTGTCATTCTGTCTGGTCTAAATTTCGACACAGATTTATCATTTATTCGAGATCGACCAGTGAGCCTAACGTTCAAAGGAAAACTGGTATTTGAGATGCACAGATATGGCTTCACTGATGGTCAAGCTTGGGTTGATGGAAACCCAAACGAAGTCTGTGGAAAAGTGACAGATACTATAAAGAAAACATGTGCATACTTATTAGACCAAGGATTGCCATTGTTTGTGAGTGAGTTTGGTGGAGATTTGAGAGGTACCAATGTCAATGACAATCGATACCTTACTTGCATTTTGGCATTGCTTGCTGAGCTTGATTTGGATTGGGCTTATTGGTCACTTGTTGGCAGTTACTACTTTAGAGAAGGTGTTGTAGGAATGGAAGAGTTTTATGGGGTTCTCTCTTGGGATTGGAGTCAAGTTAGAAGTATCAGTTTCTTAAACAGAATCACTGCACTCCAACTTCCATTTAGAG GACCAGGTATCACAGAAGGCGATTCACAGAAATTGATGTTTCATCCCTTGACAGGTCTCTGCATCATAAGCACATCACAGCAAAAAACACTAACACTGGGTCCTTGTGCTTCTTCTGATGATTGGGAATACACATCTCAGAAGACTTTATTAGTAAACAATACAAACTTATGCATACATGCAGAGGCACAAAGGAAGCCTGCAACACTTAGCAGAGCATGCTCAGATTCTAACTCTATATGGGAAGTGATATCAGATTCCAACATGCACTTTTCATCTAAACTAAGTGATGGTTCTAATGTATGTTTAGATGTAGATGATAATAACATCATTGTGACTAATACTTGTAAATGCTTGAGTAAAGATAACAAGTGTGAACCTGGAAGTCAATGGTTCAAACTTATTGACAGTGGAAGGAGGTCGATCTCAACAACCTCAGTAATGTCCAATattttggattcatcaaacctTTTGTGGGAACCATTGAGCGTGATGTAG